The following proteins come from a genomic window of Paenibacillus sp. CAA11:
- a CDS encoding ATPase, T2SS/T4P/T4SS family: protein MGHAALNTLALAAILLLSVCYLLIKLSRSRHSPAESSQGDKYSLDSIIAYIKFSMHEISRNQQQDYGLSEEAYKRRRHQRAELRKALKGCVTGDEQDKRFVKSYISNLLQTDYGLGAEHVDFVIPFEEGNLLTVQDRFELILYIYKLRYGHAALAALITDYNWDHPKEMAGESTGWRYEITREDVDRAFYLEYRKLTYEEKLEFVAQRVYQQYKGLSVIDEIRDQNIDGVSGGVSGIPQEISLDHSLQDFTGKRSWDSIWIFFKGKSIHLSFLSFGSEGELKRVCQNIYKYNLPGPLSEANGFKVNEMKDGSRVVVVRPPFAESWAFFVRKFDASKTALEELIVGENAEMVVELLTYLMKGSRITAITGAQGSGKTTLLMALVKYIYQAYTLRVQEMSFELHLRRLYPTRNILTFRETDYVTGQAGLDLQKKTDGTVNILGEVATDEVAAWMIQTAQVASLFTLFTHHARTFSSLVHSLRNSLLKAGVFRDERIAERQVVDVIHFDIHLKHDMTGKRYIERITECIPCESESGQALFEQRDIIVYRDGRYEPARAMTESTVSSMKSEMTSADAGLFGRFIGCYWREKLGA, encoded by the coding sequence ATGGGACATGCAGCACTAAATACCTTGGCGCTCGCGGCCATCCTCCTTCTGTCTGTTTGCTATCTTCTAATTAAGCTGTCGAGGAGTAGGCATTCACCAGCCGAAAGCTCACAAGGAGATAAATACAGCTTGGATTCTATCATAGCTTATATCAAATTCAGTATGCATGAGATCAGCAGGAATCAACAGCAGGATTACGGATTAAGTGAGGAGGCTTATAAGCGCAGGAGGCATCAGCGGGCAGAGCTCAGGAAGGCTCTGAAGGGCTGTGTCACTGGTGACGAGCAGGATAAAAGATTTGTTAAAAGCTATATATCAAATCTACTGCAGACAGACTATGGATTGGGGGCGGAACATGTCGACTTTGTCATTCCCTTCGAAGAAGGAAATCTCTTAACTGTTCAAGACCGCTTTGAACTGATTTTGTATATTTATAAACTTCGTTATGGTCATGCTGCATTAGCAGCCTTAATTACTGATTATAACTGGGATCATCCTAAGGAGATGGCAGGAGAGTCTACAGGCTGGAGATATGAGATCACTCGTGAAGACGTGGATCGCGCCTTTTACCTGGAATATCGAAAGCTGACTTATGAGGAGAAGCTTGAATTTGTGGCGCAGCGTGTATACCAGCAATACAAAGGACTGTCGGTTATAGACGAGATTAGGGATCAAAATATAGACGGCGTGAGCGGCGGGGTAAGCGGTATTCCGCAGGAGATATCGTTGGACCATTCACTGCAGGATTTCACCGGCAAGCGAAGCTGGGACAGCATCTGGATCTTTTTCAAAGGAAAGTCCATTCATCTATCCTTCCTAAGCTTTGGCTCGGAGGGCGAACTCAAGAGAGTCTGTCAGAACATCTATAAATATAATCTGCCGGGACCTTTATCGGAAGCAAATGGGTTTAAGGTGAATGAGATGAAGGATGGGTCAAGAGTAGTTGTGGTTAGACCACCATTTGCGGAAAGCTGGGCTTTTTTTGTCCGTAAATTTGATGCTTCCAAAACTGCACTTGAAGAGCTTATCGTTGGCGAGAACGCGGAGATGGTCGTTGAACTGCTTACCTATCTGATGAAAGGCAGCCGAATTACGGCGATCACTGGCGCTCAAGGATCTGGCAAGACTACGTTGTTGATGGCGCTAGTGAAATATATTTACCAAGCTTATACTCTGCGTGTTCAGGAAATGTCTTTCGAGCTTCATTTAAGAAGGCTCTATCCGACAAGGAACATATTGACATTTCGTGAGACCGATTATGTAACAGGTCAAGCTGGTCTTGATTTACAGAAAAAGACGGACGGCACTGTGAATATTCTGGGGGAAGTAGCTACAGATGAGGTGGCTGCCTGGATGATTCAGACCGCCCAAGTCGCCAGCTTGTTTACCTTGTTTACACACCACGCGAGAACCTTCTCTTCGTTAGTTCATTCTCTTCGCAACTCTCTGCTGAAGGCGGGCGTGTTCCGAGATGAACGCATAGCTGAGCGGCAAGTTGTGGATGTTATTCATTTTGACATTCATCTTAAGCATGATATGACAGGCAAACGCTATATCGAGAGGATCACGGAATGTATTCCTTGCGAGAGCGAGAGTGGTCAGGCTCTGTTCGAACAACGTGACATCATCGTCTATCGTGATGGTCGTTATGAACCCGCTCGGGCAATGACAGAGTCAACGGTCTCTTCCATGAAGTCAGAAATGACCTCTGCTGATGCTGGATTGTTTGGCCGATTTATAGGCTGTTATTGGAGGGAGAAGCTTGGGGCTTAA